The DNA sequence AATCGACGGTGATCTGGCGCTCGCCCAAAGCAACGCGGTCAACGCCGGCGCGTAGGGCACGGCCGATCAGGCGCTGGATCTCAACCGTGCGGCCACCTTGTTTGCCGCTGGCAGCCTCGCGGCGCATCCGGGTATTGGTTGCGCGGGGAAGCATCCCATATTCTGCTGTAACCCAACCCAGGCCGGATCCTTTGATAAAGGGAGGCACGCGGTCTTCGATGGTGGCGGTGCACAACACGTGCGTGTCGCCCATCTTGATCAGGCAAGAGCCTTCGGCATGTTTGGTAAAGCCGGTCTCGATGGAAACGGCGCGCATTTGGTTCAGATCACGTCCAGAGGGTCGCATTGGAAATCCTTTGTTTGCTGGCTTGGGGATAACTCTGGTCAGCGCAGGGGGCAACCCCGATTGACCTTTGCCGCTGGTGGGATTTAATGACGTCAAAGCCGGAGAAGCCCAATGAGTGATGCGAGCAAAATTCTGGATGAGATGAACGACCGCTCGCGCGAAGTGTTCCGGTTGATTGTCGAGGGTTATCTGGACAGTGGCGATCCGGTGGGCAGCCGGACCTTGACCCGTACGCTCAGCGAAAAGGTCAGCGCCGCGACGATCCGCAACGTGATGCAGGATCTGGAGTTTCTGGGACTCCTCGACAGCCCCCATGTCAGTGCCGGCCGGGTGCCGACGCAAATGGGGTTGCGGATGTTCGTTGATGGGTTGCTTGAGGTCGGTGATCTGAACGCGGCGGATCGCAAAAAGATCGACGCGACGGTGGACAGTAACTCGGCCGATGTCAGCGGGTTGCTGGATCGTGTTGGATCAGTGTTGTCAGGGGTGACACAAGGTGCATCCTTGGTGCTGACACCCAAGCACGAGGCCGAGATCAAGCATATCGAGTTTGTGTCGCTGGCCCATGATCGCGCGTTGGTGGTTCTGGTCTTTGCTGATGGGCACGTGGAAAACCGCCTGTTTACGCCGCCGCCAGGTCAAACGCCCAGTTCGATGCGAGAGGCAGCGAATTTCCTGAATTCTCTGATCGAGGGGCGGACCCTCAGCGAAGTGAGCACTGTTATCCAATCGCAGATCACCGCTCGCAAACAAGAGATCGACGTGCTGGCCCGCGAGATGGTCGAAGGCGGCCTGGCCGTCTGGGACGCCGAGGGGCAGGATTCAGCGCGTTTGATCGTGCGGGGGCGGGCGAATCTGTTGGCGGACACAGGGCAAGAAGAAGAGCTGGAGCGGATCAGATCCCTGTTTGACGACCTGGAACGCAAGCGGGACATCGCTGAATTTCTGGAACTGACCGAAGACGGCGACGGTGTGCGCATTTTTATCGGGTCTGAGAACAAACTTTTTTCACTTTCGGGCTCCTCTTTGGTGGTGTCTCCATATATGAACGCTGATCGAAAGATCATCGGTGCGGTTGGGGTGATTGGCCCGACGCGCCTGAATTACGGTCGGATCGTGCCCATCGTTGACTATACCGCGCAGTTGGTCGGCAAGCTCGTATCGGACCGGAGTTAGAGGTAGAAAGATGGCAGAGCCAAAGAACGAAGATTTTCTGGATGACATCGCAACGGCCGAAGCCGAAGAGCTGGCCGAAGAATTGGCGGAAATCAGTGGCGAAGCAGCCGAACTCGACGAGCTGCGCGCTGAACGGGATGAATACAAAGACAAGTTCATGCGCGCGCTGGCGGATGCGGAAAACGCCCGCAAGCGTGGCGACAAAGCCCGTCGTGATGCCGAGAACTATGGTGGTTCGAAACTGGCCCGTGACATGCTGCCCGTTTATGACAACCTCAAGCGCGGTCTTGAGGCAGCAACGGATGAGCAGCGAGAGGTTTCGGCGGCCCTGATCGAAGGTGTCGAACTGACCATGCGCGCGTTGCTGGATGTGTTTGGCAAGCACGGTATTCAAATCGTGTCACCCGAGGTTGGTGATCGCTTTGACCCGCAGATGCACGAAGCGATGTTTGAGGCCCCCGTGCCCGGTACCCGAGCTGGCGACATCATTCAGGTGTCTGCCGAAGGCTTCATGCTGCACGACCGACTGCTGCGCCCGGCGCAGGTTGGCGTAAGCTCGACGCCCGCTGGTTAAGGGCTCGCATATTTTGAGAAAAGGAAGGGGCGGTCAGGATTTGGCCGCCTCTTTCAGTTTATAGATCAGATCCAACGCTTCACGCGGGCTCAGCTCGTCAGGGTGGATCTCATCGAGCATGCCGTCTACGGCAGAGGCCTTGACGGCTGGCGGCGGTGGGGGCGGCGCAGCGGAAAAGAGCGGCAAATCGTCGATCAGCGCCTTTTGCTTGCCGCCTTCGCGCTCGTTCTGTTCCAGTTGATCCAGAACCACACGGGCCCGTTCAACCACGGATGGAGGAAGGCCGGCCAGCTGAGCAACCTGAACACCGTAAGACCGGTCAGCGGCGCCTTTGCGCACTTCGTGCAAGAAGATCACTTCGCCTTCCCACTCTTTGACTGCGACGGTGGCGTTTTCGACACCTTTCAGACTACCGGCAAGGGCGGTAAGCTCATGATAATGCGTGGCAAACAGGGCGCGGCAACTGTTGGTGGCGTGCAGATGCTCCAACGTCGCCCAGGCAATCGACAGGCCGTCATATGTTGCGGTGCCACGGCCGATTTCGTCCAGGATGACCAAGGCGCGCTCGTCGGCCTGATTGAGAATCGCGGCGGTTTCCACCATCTCGACCATGAAGGTCGAGCGCCCGCGTGCCAGATCGTCCGAGGCGCCGACGCGGCTGAACAATTGGCTCACTAGCCCGATCTCGGCCTGTTCGGC is a window from the Falsiruegeria litorea R37 genome containing:
- the hrcA gene encoding heat-inducible transcriptional repressor HrcA; translated protein: MSDASKILDEMNDRSREVFRLIVEGYLDSGDPVGSRTLTRTLSEKVSAATIRNVMQDLEFLGLLDSPHVSAGRVPTQMGLRMFVDGLLEVGDLNAADRKKIDATVDSNSADVSGLLDRVGSVLSGVTQGASLVLTPKHEAEIKHIEFVSLAHDRALVVLVFADGHVENRLFTPPPGQTPSSMREAANFLNSLIEGRTLSEVSTVIQSQITARKQEIDVLAREMVEGGLAVWDAEGQDSARLIVRGRANLLADTGQEEELERIRSLFDDLERKRDIAEFLELTEDGDGVRIFIGSENKLFSLSGSSLVVSPYMNADRKIIGAVGVIGPTRLNYGRIVPIVDYTAQLVGKLVSDRS
- a CDS encoding nucleotide exchange factor GrpE → MAEPKNEDFLDDIATAEAEELAEELAEISGEAAELDELRAERDEYKDKFMRALADAENARKRGDKARRDAENYGGSKLARDMLPVYDNLKRGLEAATDEQREVSAALIEGVELTMRALLDVFGKHGIQIVSPEVGDRFDPQMHEAMFEAPVPGTRAGDIIQVSAEGFMLHDRLLRPAQVGVSSTPAG